Genomic segment of Candoia aspera isolate rCanAsp1 chromosome 2, rCanAsp1.hap2, whole genome shotgun sequence:
AGGTTCCAGAGATTTCTTTGGGATTCATGTTCAATTGATTTGACATGGACATGTAACTCTTCTATTCAGAGGAGGAACAAGGGAGAATTTGGTTGGGCTGAGTTAGTTTTTGTTAACAAATTCCAGAACGTGACATAAAGTATTTGAATGTGAGGGGAAGTAAACTGGATGGATTTGCCCATCCAAGTACAGAGTTTTGAACACTTAGCTCTTTGAATTTGTGGTACTAATTTAGAATTGTcaccttctcctcttcttttctACCCTTCTAATGGGGGCTGGTTCCTCATCTTTAACAGCTACGTGGCAGGTAGATCCCTTATGGCCACCTCATGCTGGAAATAGCTGTAACTAGTGAATTTCACTGGACCAGAAACATGAGCAATTAGTTACACTCCTTTTGCTCGACTCCTACAGAAGTTTATATTAAGGGCTCAGCACCCCACCCAACTGGTTTTGAAGGACACATCCTCATGACATAGCAATTTAAGCTATCTCACAGTGGAGGCAGCTTAAATTCCTATTTAACTGTTccaatttagagcagtgtttctctcttcttctcctgATAAAACTTTGGTCATGGGCATGAGCTACTCTGCTAGCTTGATGATGTGCTGAGATGTGGTCAGGGGCTGGGATGTGCCCAAATCCTATTGGCATTTGAGGCTGCTGTGAACATGCCCCTTCCCCTTCAATTGCCTGGCTTTTTGGCATGGGCTGCAGGAGCGACTGGACACCAGGCTTCTAGAGAGGCATCTGCCCCCTTAATGCCTGACTGATGCTGTCTTGTCGAGTGTTACATGGTTTGGTAGAACGATAGTCTGGGGATATGTCTGGGGATGTGCAtgcttttggtttggtttggtttggtttggcttcTTTTGAGGGGGAGGGGAGCTTGGTCTTTGGACAGAAAAAGACACTGTCAATAACTTCTATTCATTAGCAAACACCATCTCAGTCTGCCCTCtcaccctccttctccttctccttctcctccttctggtCATTTTCTTCCCcagctttcctcttccttctgctcTGGGGTTGGGTGTGGGTATGTACCCTTGCTGAAAACCACAATTCCAGAGCTCAGCAAATCTGGGTAAGgtgggaggaagaggggaagcaaGCTTCCTGTACCAATCAGCCACAGTTGAGCAAGACGTGAGGGATGGGAGAAAGGGGGGATTGCTTAACCCCCCTTTGTAACCACATCATTGGAGAAAGAAacaatgggaggaggaaggatggCTGGGAGAGGGAAAGGGTGAGCAAAGAGGGATTCTGAGTTGAAGGGGGCAGCCTTAGGATTGGGGGCCCTCAAAGAATCacgtaacacctcttttctgcaGGTCATCCTCTGCCTTCTGCCCTGCTACACGCCCAAGGCTTTCCAGTGATGAGCAAATAACTGCTAAAGCCTGTGGCTGGCAACTGGGGCTTCCTTGACTTGAATGGCCAGCCCCATCAGGACTCAGCATGCAAGAGAGATGGTGGCAGGAAGAGAGTGCACTGGAGCGTGAGCTTTCAAGCGTcttgcctagatcagtgtttctccaccttggcaccttaaaggtgccaaggcCTAGTTGCTGTAGCTGTCAGGACCCACAGTCAGACGAACACAGTGCATCTGCTTGTGTTCTCCTGACTTAAGTGTCAATGCGTGTCAAGACCTGCGTGTCAAGCTTGGCTGGGGAACGGATGGGAGGGGGAGCATTCCACAGAGACAGAGTTGTTTGGGTATAGCGATAAGCCAAGGTCGGACTGTTTGGAGACAACTGGAGCAGGCACAATTGAGACAGCAGGGAGGAGTGAGATTCCATGGGCAATGGAATGTTTTAATAAGGGGAAAAGGCACAAATTGGCATTCGCAGCTTTGCATCAGGCCTGTATACTTTTTTCCAATTAAATCCTTCTCTGCACCTATGTTGAAGTGCCTGAAAGTGTCTAATTATGAAAACTGAGTACTGCAGTTCTTACAGCAACCTTCCCAAGGGGCAGCATGTCCTACATCTTAGCAGAACAGCATGTCTAGGTCAGGATGGTGGTGTCTCTAACTTTACAAGTCGCAGCTGGGGCTGCTTGTCAAGAAGCCTGTCCTTCTCCATAGTGGGCTTGCCTAAGGGCAGTTGGTTGGTGCAAGAAACTCACTTCCCCAACACACCCAAATCTAAGacaaataaacataataaaggaaGAGCATACCGGGggagaaaagggggagaaaaggCCAGCGGAGCATCTCGTTTTGGAGAGAAGTGAAAGAAAGAGGGTCTAGCTGCTGCAGAGCTATAGATTTTCTCTTTGTGGGCCACCTGGCAGATTCCTTTGTTTGTGTGAGtaaaaaatacaatgaaaggAGAAATCAAAAATAAATCTCTAGAAGTTTAGAAgtaaaaaatggagaagaaagtTCTGAAACCTTAGAATTCATATTCTGCATGCAGTCATTATCAGTTACGAGCCTAAGCAAACATCCTGATGTCTATTTACTAATAGAAATGTTGAATCTCAACCTGTAGTATCAAGTCCTATACTGCACTTTATCTTACTTAGCTCACTTTATATTTCAGATTCAAGTGGAGCTTCAGCCATAACTGAAGATCTCAATCTGTGTGGAAAAAGGAACATTTCTTGGTCTTTTGCAGCTGAACTACaaaataatatgaattggagaCTCTTGGGTTTGCTAGTGACAACTTTGACGATTAAGCTAATAGGCAGTTCTCTGTTCTTTCTATATTGTATGTAACACATTGACTTTTTTTCATTAACAAGCTTCTGATTTTGGACAATGATAGTTTAATAATGCTTTGTTTGCACATCATGCCATTCCTGTAGTTTGCCCATTTTCAACCATAGCAGCTCTTTTGACCAATGTAGCACTGATCTAAGTTCCATATGCAAAGTATAttgccattgttgttgttgttgttattgttattcctTTACTTGGGATTGTAAAAGTAAAAACATAAGCAGACTTCCCTAATCAACCAGGTGGAAATGCAGCTCCATGGTCCAGTCCAGGGATAAACCTCAATCACTTTCAGAAGCTGCTTTAACTAGATAAAGGGGACCTTTTAAACTATAAGCTTTAACATACTTTCGAACTAAGCTGGGTGAGATAGCAGATAATAAGCAACTCTGAAAGCTTATCCCGTTGAGGTCACAGCTGGATCTCCAGCTGTTTTTGAAACATTGAATAATTTAGCTTGCATGAaatgcattcaaattaaatcttcATCATTTCATGATAGGCACATAGGGAAAGATGGGGGTATAATTCATGTAACCTACCAGGAAATCCTTGGACCAGCCCTGGTGGTGGTTTGAGAGAGCCCTCACTTCTTGGTAACAGTTGCATGCATCTATTTTATCACATGGACTGGCCACAGGTTTATGAAACAATACATAAATGTTTGCAAAGTGGAATGAGGATCTATATTAGTAACAGCAAGAGAAGCAATCCCTCTGTGTAATGGGTTTTAACATGATGGAATAGGGACACCGGGGGAAAATTATCTGTTTTCAGTCCAAGACCTGAGGTTAAGGAATTACAACTAATTTGTCTGCTGGGGAGTGACCCATGACCCACTGGCTCTTCccctttgtcctttcttctttAATTATCACCTCGAAACCCACTTCCTCAGGCTGTGTGTGCAATAAGACTTCCCATAAGAACACAGTGATTGCTTTAGCCCAAATTGAGCAACCTCCCTTCTCCGCTTTCAACAAGCCCAATGTTTCAGTAATTCTGACCAACACGCAGGCCAAGCAGTTGGAGGGGTGTACAAATCCTGTGTTAACATGGGATACAGTGGTTCCTTCTGAGTACCTTTGTATGAGGCAGGGAAGACCTGAGCCCCTTACCAGAGAATACTTCTCAGTAAAACGTATAGTCTGCAGTGGCTGCCTTCAGCTGTTATTTGCTGCAATCACCTTTTTGTCTCCCCCTCAGCTAGGGGTGTAGGAGCAAGCCCAAAAGTAATGTTTTGGGAACATTTCTTCCCACAAGCAGCATGTGCTTGGGCTGCTTTCTTTGCTTCCCCATGTTGTtcttgttagttgccgttgagttgtttactactcatggcgaccctatgtataacagaacgaaatgctgttgggtcttgtgccatatgcctgccttttccaatgtttgcatccaccCCATAGCCAGGGATTAATATtcagggaaattaaaaaaaaccagaagccTCTAGCAACCTCTTTCCCAGCTATTTAACCTCAAGGAAAGGGGAGTTATTCACCTTACTAAAAGTAGAAGGGATTCATCTAAAGGCCAAATGTGAATTGTTTCTGGTCGAACAGAGAAAAGGGTATTTAAGTGCCCTTACATGCAGAACAATCTTATCATCACctattccaccaccaccaccaccaccaccccacacacatacatacacttgaAACCAGAACATAAATTACTGCAACCAGATTATCCATCTTCAGGAGAAGCCAGCTGGTGAAAAGAATTGTAAGCCGCTGAGATTTATTGAATCTCCCCTGACTTTACTAAATTGTATGTCAAAGCTAGATAGTTCATCATAGTTAAACTCCAATACTTTGTTAGAAGAAGTTATGCATCATTTCCATCAGTGTTGGAGCTAGCATGGGAAGTTTCCATGGATCATGAAAGGAAATTCTCAAGTGCAAAGAGTCACGTTCTGTATGAGAAGGGTGATATGGCTGGGAGGGAGTAGGTGGGCTTGAATTTAGTGAGCATTTTTTGTGGATGTCTTTAATagcttttaaaatgtctttttgcttttaaaatgtctttttagcTTTTAAGAGTCATTTGTATTCAGTTTCGCAGATCTTCTCAGAAGCCCCCAAAACCATCCCAGGAGGAAAAACCAGTGAGTTGGCAATGTGAATACCACTAAGGAAAGTGGGAATTCTCCTCCTTTGTGTGTACTGaatctgttttctccattttgcacaggCTGTCCCATAAGATGGACTCTGTATGAGGGAAAGTGCTACCACTTTTCTAATCTGGACAAAACATGGGATGAAAGTCAAAAGGAATGTGCCCAGTCGAATTCGCATCTTGCCATTATTAACAACAAAGCAGAGCTGGTGAGAAGATAGAGTGgacagtaaagaaacaaaaatttaGCAAGTATTTTGGGACAAATATATAAAACTCATTACACTTCCACAAAATAATACGTAACTGTTCCCCCCCTCAAACAATTTACCTTTAAATGGATGTCAGGGTATATCTGCAGTGTATCTTTAAGCCACTCCTGTTCTTTGCTCATGCCAGCTTGACTCTAAGCCAGTTTAAGATAATCCTGTCCAGACGGAGCTACTTTGGCAACAGCTAGCAAAGTATTCAATTCAGTCTGCAGGCTACAATGTCTACCTATTGGACAATCCCCCTACTGCTGTGGCCTTACTATGTAATTTAAAACTATGTGCGTTTCTGTGTGTACGTACAAATACACatagttaaagcatcaaaatactCATAATATATTTACAACAACcagctataaaataaaatttcatttcttGCCACCCTATTGGTTCCTAATATTTTTGATAGCTACCTTTAAcaatgtagggacgcggtggcgctgcgggttaaaccgctgagctgtcgatcagaaggtcggcggttcgaaaccgcgcagcggggtgagctcccgttgttaatcccagctcctgctcacctagcagttcgaaaacatgcaaatgtgagtagatcaataggtaccgcttcagcaggaaggtaacggcgttccgtgtcgtcatgctggccacatgacccggaagtgtcctatggacaacgccggctccaaggctttgaaacggagatgagcaccgccccctagagtcagactcgactggactttacgtcaagggaaacctttacctttacctttaacaataGTCCTGCTATAGCATTTAGGCATAACtaaaaaaaaagccagctgggtgaccttgggccagtcactctctctcagcccaactcacctcacagggttgctgttgtggggaaaataggaggaggaaggagtattagctgtgtttgctgccttgagttacttataaaaataataaaggtgggatagaaaatatatatatatatataacgtCTAGTATACAGAATGTTATAAACTACCTGAAGCATTAAAAAAGTACTATTTCTTTCTCTGAGATaccacttttccattttttaaaataattctagcAGTgcattgttgtattgtttttccAGTCACTTGAGATAAAATTACCTCAAGTGACTGGAGAAGCAATGAAAGAATACACCACTGgacttattttaaagaaaaaagccctGTGGAAAGAAAgtagctcaggaaaagaaaaatggtaatttaaaaacacacatacatattttggGTAGGTTTTGAACCAGCAACATTCTATATATTAAGCAAAAGTATAACAACCCCAACTATTGCAAAACTACTTATAAAAGCCGTTCTAGAAGATCTCAGAGACCATGGCAACCAGTCCCACAGTTGAGAGGGAATGCAAAATAGCCACTCAAATTGCACAGTTTGGGCCTAGAAGAAAGTAACAAGCAAAATCTTCTTGAAGTGATGGTGgggtagttttttaaaattactattctTCTTTCTCTGAGTTGAGGAAAAGTAGAGGTATCTATGACTTTTCTTAGCCTATCTGCTAATGTCTTTTCTATTAGGCATATCTTCTGTTAGATTTATCTCtaattgttttgtttcctttacaTGTCAAACAGCTCACTCTAAGATTCTAAAACAGTTTAGCCATTTCTCTTGCACATTTACAACACTTCCCTGATCCACTTGTTTTATATCTATTGGTTGTTCCTCTAATAGTCTTTGTATCCACTTAGTAATAGGTATTTTCTTGGTgagaaataaaaaagtaatattaCAGTTCATTACAGTTTGTTAccatatgcaggtagtcctcacttaatgacagtaattgggactggaatttccatagctaagcaatgtgattgtaaaccatgatgtcacgtgaccacactgcttagcactTCCGGTTCCCGTCATTAAGTGAACCCTGTGATGTTGTTAAGGGCGACATCATGTTATCACCATTtgagacctcctgctggcttccccattgacgttgcttgttggaagccagcagtgaagctagcaaatggtgatcatgtgaccacaaggatACTGCGACCCTCCTAagtacaaggaccagtcataagtgccacttgttcagcactgttataaGTTCAAACAATCGCTGACCAAGTGGTTGCTATGCAAGACAACCTGTTTGCTTCTGGTTCCAATTCCTGGAAAAGAATAACATTTGTTGTTAGCAATTTAGGATGAAACAATACTTGCATGTAACATCTGGAGTGTTTAGATGTTGGCTTCTCTTGATGATTCTGATGTGGGAAGACTCCA
This window contains:
- the LOC134492504 gene encoding C-type lectin domain family 5 member A-like gives rise to the protein MNWRLLGLLVTTLTIKLIGSSLFFLYFSQIFSEAPKTIPGGKTSCPIRWTLYEGKCYHFSNLDKTWDESQKECAQSNSHLAIINNKAELSFLNSRTRNADYFIGLRKRNSNGQWRWIDNTMFDFGIFNIQDKTNDCAAIGLDSTVSRSCSELNRWICEEKV